ATATTTACATTTGGAACCCATGACAATATTACTCTTATTAGCACCAATAGTTGTACGATTTCAAAAAAGTAATTAACAGCTGTCCTAATTGCCCACATCTAAAATCTCCTTTTGTCTACCATCTAAATAGACCTTTACTTTCAAGCTCTTTTTTAATGTTTCCATCGATATCTATATTTGAAGGAGCAAGAACAAATATAGCCTTTGATATCTTTCTAATATCTCCATCCATAGCATAAATAGCCCCATTTAAGAAATGGAAAATAGTTTTTGAAACTTCTGGATCATGGATATTTTCAAGATTTACAACTACAGCATTTCTAGTTTTTAAGCTATTAA
The sequence above is a segment of the Acetoanaerobium noterae genome. Coding sequences within it:
- a CDS encoding cell division protein SepF, which translates into the protein MAEKLSGKIKDFLFGGLREDDFEDDEYFEEENLSVAPIISKASSNKVVNINPNQQQMKVIVYEPTSYDDAPTIVNSLKTRNAVVVNLENIHDPEVSKTIFHFLNGAIYAMDGDIRKISKAIFVLAPSNIDIDGNIKKELESKGLFRW